The following are from one region of the Hydrogenophaga sp. BPS33 genome:
- the acpP gene encoding acyl carrier protein, which translates to MSDIEARVKKIIAEQLGVEEGQVTNEKAFVADLGADSLDTVELVMALEDEFGIEIPDEEAEKITTVQKAIDYAMANQKA; encoded by the coding sequence ATGAGCGATATCGAAGCACGTGTGAAGAAAATCATTGCCGAACAACTCGGTGTGGAAGAGGGGCAGGTCACGAACGAAAAGGCCTTTGTGGCCGACTTGGGCGCCGATTCCCTGGACACGGTTGAGCTGGTGATGGCTCTCGAAGACGAGTTCGGTATCGAGATCCCCGACGAAGAAGCCGAGAAGATCACCACGGTTCAAAAAGCCATCGACTACGCGATGGCCAACCAGAAGGCCTGA
- a CDS encoding Maf family protein: MTPAPDTFSPPSSRALILGSTSRYRHELLSRLGLPFEAVAPQVDETPHPGEAPAALALRLAIEKARDVARRHPQAVVIGSDQVADLHGEPLGKPGTHDRAVAQLRRMRGQTVVFQTALAVVCQASQFEQHCIAAVRVVFRDLSDDEIETYLRKEQPYDCAGSAKSEGLGIALLERIDNDDPTALVGLPLIRTCRLIRAAGVQIL, translated from the coding sequence ATGACACCAGCCCCTGACACGTTTTCGCCGCCGTCCTCGCGCGCCCTGATTCTCGGCTCGACTTCGCGCTACCGCCACGAGTTGCTGTCCCGCCTGGGGCTGCCCTTCGAAGCCGTCGCGCCCCAGGTCGACGAAACACCCCATCCTGGCGAGGCCCCAGCGGCCCTGGCGCTGCGGCTGGCGATCGAGAAAGCGCGCGACGTCGCGCGGCGCCACCCGCAGGCGGTGGTGATCGGCAGCGACCAAGTAGCCGACTTGCACGGCGAACCCCTGGGCAAGCCTGGCACGCACGACCGCGCCGTTGCCCAACTGCGTCGCATGCGGGGCCAGACGGTGGTGTTCCAGACCGCGCTGGCCGTGGTGTGCCAGGCCAGCCAGTTCGAGCAGCACTGCATCGCGGCCGTGCGGGTGGTATTCCGCGACCTGAGCGACGACGAGATCGAGACCTACCTGCGAAAGGAGCAGCCCTACGACTGCGCGGGCAGCGCCAAGAGCGAAGGCCTGGGCATCGCCTTGCTGGAGCGCATCGACAACGACGATCCCACCGCGCTGGTCGGCCTGCCGCTGATCCGCACCTGCCGCCTGATCCGTGCGGCCGGAGTACAGATCCTGTGA
- the fabD gene encoding ACP S-malonyltransferase, whose amino-acid sequence MKNFAFVFPGQGSQSVGMLDAWADHPAVVETLKESSDAMGEDIGMLIREGPADVLAMTINTQPVMLVAGIAAWRVWRAEGGALPAAVAGHSLGEYSALVAAGVLSLAQAVPLVRFRAQAMQDAVPAGTGAMAAVLGLGADAVAAGCREAQATFARDSAEVVEAVNFNDPVQTVIAGSKAAVDKACEMLRAMGAKRTLPLPVSAPFHSSLMKPAAEKLKERLAVTTFLAPQIPMINNIDVLVESDPDRIRDALYRQAFGPVRWVECVRAIKARGIDTVVECGPRKALTAMVKRVDPSLTGAALFDPATLAEVQALLA is encoded by the coding sequence ATGAAAAATTTTGCTTTCGTGTTCCCTGGTCAGGGCTCCCAGTCCGTGGGCATGCTCGACGCATGGGCCGATCACCCTGCCGTGGTGGAGACATTGAAGGAATCGTCGGACGCCATGGGCGAAGACATCGGCATGTTGATCCGGGAAGGCCCCGCCGACGTGCTGGCCATGACCATCAATACCCAGCCGGTGATGCTGGTGGCTGGCATCGCTGCGTGGCGTGTGTGGCGCGCAGAGGGAGGCGCGTTGCCGGCTGCGGTTGCAGGGCATTCCTTGGGCGAGTATTCCGCGCTGGTGGCAGCGGGTGTGCTCAGCTTGGCGCAGGCCGTGCCATTGGTGCGTTTTCGTGCGCAAGCCATGCAGGATGCTGTACCTGCGGGTACCGGCGCCATGGCGGCCGTGCTCGGTCTCGGCGCCGACGCGGTGGCGGCAGGATGTCGCGAGGCCCAGGCCACGTTCGCACGCGACAGTGCCGAGGTGGTGGAGGCGGTCAACTTCAACGACCCTGTGCAGACGGTGATCGCTGGCAGCAAGGCGGCTGTTGACAAGGCTTGCGAAATGCTGAGGGCCATGGGTGCGAAGCGGACTTTGCCACTGCCGGTGTCTGCGCCATTCCATTCGAGTCTGATGAAGCCTGCCGCGGAGAAGCTCAAGGAGAGGCTCGCGGTCACTACTTTCCTGGCGCCGCAGATACCGATGATCAACAACATCGATGTCCTGGTCGAGTCCGATCCGGACCGCATCCGTGATGCCTTGTACCGGCAAGCTTTCGGGCCCGTGCGATGGGTGGAGTGTGTCCGCGCGATCAAGGCCCGCGGCATCGATACGGTGGTGGAATGTGGTCCTCGCAAGGCGTTGACCGCCATGGTCAAGCGCGTGGACCCTTCGCTCACGGGGGCGGCGTTGTTCGATCCCGCAACGCTGGCAGAGGTTCAGGCCCTGCTGGCCTGA
- the rpmF gene encoding 50S ribosomal protein L32, with product MAVQQNKKSPSKRGMHRSHNALNVPGIAVEPTTGETHLRHHISPNGFYRGRQVLKNKSEA from the coding sequence ATGGCTGTTCAGCAAAACAAAAAGTCCCCTTCCAAGCGTGGCATGCACCGTTCGCACAATGCGCTGAACGTGCCCGGCATCGCCGTGGAGCCCACCACCGGCGAAACCCACCTGCGCCACCACATCAGCCCCAATGGTTTCTACCGTGGCCGCCAGGTGTTGAAGAACAAGTCCGAAGCATAA
- a CDS encoding YceD family protein produces MKTNPKAAWNPDRLDVRAFAQAGAQLEAEEALAAFKRLHAETALDDGASGNVQWRAQGEMRPGATEGALAVWLHLEAQTRVPLTCQRCLGVVETPLTVDRWFRFVADEAAAEAEDDDCEEDLLALEPRPNLRDVLEDELLMELPLVPMHEVCPVSVRMQAADPQVDTGDGDAPKNPFAALAQLKKSN; encoded by the coding sequence ATGAAAACGAACCCCAAGGCAGCCTGGAACCCGGATCGGCTGGATGTGCGCGCCTTCGCGCAGGCGGGAGCCCAACTGGAGGCCGAGGAAGCGCTGGCCGCGTTCAAGCGCTTGCACGCCGAGACCGCGCTGGACGACGGCGCCTCGGGCAACGTGCAATGGCGGGCGCAAGGAGAAATGCGCCCGGGGGCCACGGAGGGTGCCCTGGCGGTGTGGCTTCACCTTGAAGCACAGACCCGGGTGCCACTGACCTGCCAGCGGTGCCTGGGGGTTGTCGAAACCCCGTTGACCGTCGACCGCTGGTTTCGCTTCGTCGCCGACGAGGCCGCGGCCGAGGCCGAGGACGACGACTGCGAAGAAGATCTGCTGGCGCTGGAGCCCCGGCCCAATCTGCGCGATGTGCTGGAAGACGAGCTGTTGATGGAGCTTCCGCTGGTTCCCATGCACGAGGTGTGTCCCGTGTCGGTGCGCATGCAGGCGGCCGACCCGCAGGTGGACACGGGCGACGGCGATGCACCCAAAAACCCATTTGCGGCCCTCGCCCAGCTCAAAAAGTCGAATTGA
- a CDS encoding SAM-dependent methyltransferase, with protein sequence MAQDAPAPPSEWLPAETLSTASRLTHWITENAKSTRAFLKRVEAAAGLAAPLQAQQIVELPRAAHKKGDHAPQADNDTQARALLAPTLQGHDVGLVSEAGMPAIADPGSSIVRAAHAMGLRVVPLTGPISLMLALAASGLNGQNFAFVGYVPQEANERAKRLRELEALALKSGQTQMFIETPYRNAALLQAALQTLHPHTRLAVCSALSLPQQACRSGLISEWKRDQRLQSSLPLDAPSVFLLGR encoded by the coding sequence ATGGCGCAGGACGCCCCCGCGCCGCCCAGCGAATGGCTGCCCGCCGAGACCCTCTCCACGGCCAGCCGCCTCACGCACTGGATCACCGAAAACGCCAAGAGCACGCGTGCTTTTCTCAAGCGGGTTGAGGCGGCTGCGGGTCTGGCCGCGCCTCTGCAGGCACAACAGATCGTCGAGTTGCCACGCGCGGCACACAAGAAGGGCGACCACGCCCCTCAGGCCGACAACGACACCCAAGCCCGCGCGCTTCTCGCGCCGACCCTGCAGGGGCACGACGTGGGCCTGGTCAGCGAAGCCGGCATGCCCGCCATCGCCGACCCGGGCAGTTCGATCGTGCGCGCAGCGCATGCCATGGGTCTTAGGGTGGTGCCACTCACCGGGCCGATTTCGCTCATGCTGGCTTTGGCCGCCAGCGGGCTAAACGGGCAGAACTTCGCGTTTGTCGGCTACGTCCCGCAAGAAGCCAACGAGCGGGCCAAGCGCCTGCGCGAGCTGGAAGCACTGGCCCTGAAATCCGGGCAGACGCAGATGTTCATCGAAACGCCCTACCGCAATGCCGCACTGCTCCAGGCGGCGCTGCAAACGCTGCACCCGCACACGCGCCTGGCGGTGTGCAGCGCGCTCAGCCTGCCGCAGCAGGCATGCCGCAGCGGGTTGATCAGCGAGTGGAAGCGCGACCAGCGCCTGCAGAGCAGCCTGCCCCTGGACGCGCCGAGCGTGTTCCTGCTCGGACGCTGA
- the fabF gene encoding beta-ketoacyl-ACP synthase II, whose translation MSRRRVVVTGLGCISPVGNTVADSWANLLAGQSGIDFITRFDASNFACKFAGQVKGFNLDEYITAKEARTMDTFIHYGVAAAMQAVADSGLPVGEQLDDEQATRIGCVIGSGIGGLPLIEETHTELTNRGPRRITPFFVPASIINMISGHVSMKFGFKGPNIAIVTACTTGLHCIGEAGRMIEYGDADVMIAGGSEATVSPLGIGGFAAMRALSTRNDDPKTASRPWDKDRDGFVLGEGAGVMVLEEYEHAKARGAKIYAELGGFGMSADAGHMTAPNMDGPRRAMLSAMRNAGINADQVDYLNAHGTSTPLGDINETNAIKAALGDHAKKLVVSSTKSMTGHLLGGAGGIESVFTVLSIHHQKVPPTINIFNQDPECDLDYCANTARDVKIDVAVKNNFGFGGTNGTLVFRRV comes from the coding sequence ATGAGCCGTCGCCGTGTCGTCGTGACCGGCCTGGGTTGCATCAGCCCCGTGGGCAACACGGTGGCAGACTCCTGGGCCAACCTCCTGGCCGGACAGTCCGGCATTGACTTCATCACGAGGTTCGACGCATCGAACTTCGCCTGCAAGTTCGCAGGACAGGTCAAGGGGTTCAATCTGGATGAGTACATCACCGCCAAGGAAGCGCGGACGATGGATACCTTCATCCACTATGGAGTGGCTGCGGCCATGCAGGCGGTGGCGGACTCGGGCCTCCCCGTTGGCGAGCAGTTGGACGACGAGCAGGCAACCCGCATCGGTTGCGTGATCGGCTCGGGCATTGGCGGTTTGCCGCTGATCGAAGAGACGCACACCGAACTGACCAACCGAGGACCACGGCGCATCACGCCGTTCTTCGTGCCGGCCTCCATCATCAACATGATCTCGGGCCATGTGTCGATGAAGTTCGGCTTCAAAGGCCCAAACATTGCCATTGTCACCGCTTGCACCACGGGGCTCCACTGCATCGGGGAAGCGGGTCGCATGATCGAGTACGGTGATGCCGACGTGATGATCGCAGGTGGTTCCGAGGCCACTGTGTCGCCCTTGGGCATTGGCGGCTTTGCCGCCATGCGTGCCCTGTCGACCCGCAACGATGATCCGAAGACCGCTTCGCGTCCCTGGGACAAGGACCGGGACGGTTTTGTCTTGGGCGAAGGTGCTGGCGTCATGGTGCTGGAAGAGTATGAGCACGCCAAGGCACGCGGTGCGAAGATCTATGCCGAGTTGGGCGGCTTTGGCATGAGTGCCGATGCCGGCCACATGACGGCACCCAACATGGACGGCCCTCGCCGGGCCATGTTGAGCGCGATGCGCAATGCCGGCATCAATGCCGATCAGGTGGACTATCTGAATGCGCACGGCACCTCCACGCCGCTGGGTGATATCAACGAAACGAACGCCATCAAGGCTGCGTTGGGGGACCACGCGAAGAAGCTGGTGGTCAGTTCAACGAAGTCGATGACGGGCCATTTGCTGGGTGGCGCGGGTGGCATCGAGTCGGTGTTCACCGTGCTGTCGATCCATCACCAGAAGGTGCCGCCGACCATCAATATCTTCAACCAGGACCCGGAGTGCGATCTGGACTATTGCGCGAACACCGCGCGGGATGTGAAGATCGACGTGGCCGTGAAGAACAATTTCGGTTTCGGCGGGACCAATGGGACGTTGGTGTTCCGGCGCGTCTGA
- the fabG gene encoding 3-oxoacyl-ACP reductase FabG, whose amino-acid sequence MSEIKFAGQVALVSGASRGIGAAIAAELAARGLIVIGTATTDDGAAKIGAALAAVPGASSGCRGAKLDVNDAAAAEALIDEIVKTHGGLQVLVNNAGITRDMLAMRLKDADWDAVLDTNLKAVFRMSRAAIRPMMKQRYGRIISITSVVGASGNAGQANYAAAKAGVAGMTRALARELGSRSITVNCVAPGFIETDMTAALPEEQQKALLGQIPLGHLGKPADIAHAVAYLASPQAAYVTGQELHVNGGMFMS is encoded by the coding sequence ATGTCGGAAATCAAATTTGCAGGCCAAGTGGCCTTGGTCTCGGGCGCGTCGCGCGGCATTGGCGCGGCGATCGCTGCCGAATTGGCGGCTCGTGGCCTGATCGTGATCGGTACGGCGACCACCGACGACGGCGCCGCCAAGATCGGTGCCGCCTTGGCCGCTGTGCCGGGTGCGTCGAGTGGGTGCCGCGGTGCCAAGCTGGATGTCAACGACGCGGCTGCGGCAGAGGCCTTGATCGACGAGATCGTCAAGACCCATGGCGGGCTGCAGGTTTTGGTGAACAACGCAGGCATCACGCGCGACATGCTGGCCATGCGCCTGAAGGATGCCGATTGGGATGCGGTGCTGGATACCAATCTCAAGGCCGTGTTTCGCATGAGCCGTGCCGCCATCCGTCCCATGATGAAGCAGCGCTATGGCCGCATCATCAGCATCACCAGTGTGGTCGGTGCGTCGGGCAATGCTGGGCAGGCCAACTATGCGGCGGCCAAGGCCGGCGTGGCCGGCATGACGCGCGCATTGGCGCGCGAGCTCGGCAGCCGCAGCATCACGGTGAACTGCGTGGCACCCGGTTTCATCGAAACCGACATGACGGCCGCGCTGCCTGAAGAGCAGCAGAAGGCCTTGCTGGGGCAGATCCCGTTGGGCCATCTGGGCAAGCCCGCGGACATCGCGCATGCCGTGGCCTATCTGGCGAGCCCGCAGGCCGCGTATGTGACGGGGCAGGAGCTGCACGTCAATGGCGGCATGTTCATGTCCTGA
- the rpoE gene encoding RNA polymerase sigma factor RpoE: MTPEDHTAPQPPDSDVMLVQRTLAGEQRAFEMLVVKYQRRVERLIGRMVRDSDLVQDIAQETFIRAYRALAQFRGDAQFYTWLYRIAVNTAKKQLLELKRDPLVYQSQMKSGDDDETSAPERELNSGAADAETPEAVLASKEIAQAVNAAMDALPEELRMAITLREIEGLSYEEIATALECPIGTVRSRIFRAREAISGRIKPMLERQTGKRW; this comes from the coding sequence ATGACACCCGAAGACCACACCGCTCCCCAACCGCCTGATAGCGATGTCATGCTGGTGCAGCGCACGCTCGCGGGAGAGCAGCGGGCGTTCGAGATGTTGGTGGTGAAGTACCAGCGCCGCGTGGAGCGCCTCATCGGGCGCATGGTGCGCGACTCGGATCTGGTGCAGGACATCGCACAGGAAACCTTTATACGGGCCTACCGCGCGCTGGCGCAGTTCCGAGGAGACGCCCAGTTCTATACCTGGCTGTACCGCATCGCGGTCAACACGGCCAAGAAGCAACTGCTGGAGCTCAAGCGCGATCCGCTGGTGTACCAGTCGCAAATGAAATCCGGGGACGACGATGAAACTTCCGCCCCGGAACGCGAACTAAATTCGGGAGCGGCCGATGCCGAGACGCCCGAAGCGGTGCTGGCCAGCAAGGAAATTGCCCAGGCCGTCAATGCGGCCATGGATGCGCTGCCCGAAGAGTTGCGCATGGCGATCACCCTGCGAGAGATCGAGGGCTTGAGTTACGAAGAAATTGCTACCGCACTGGAGTGTCCCATCGGAACCGTGCGCTCCCGGATATTTCGAGCACGCGAGGCCATTTCGGGGCGGATCAAACCCATGCTGGAGCGCCAGACTGGGAAACGCTGGTAG
- the plsX gene encoding phosphate acyltransferase PlsX: MITIAVDCMGGDVGPAVTVPACAAFLSSHPQARLLLVGRPEVLGAWPNVLNHARCSVVPATEVVTMEDPVEVALRRKKDSSMRVAIHQVKDGAAQAAVSAGNTGALMAIARYVLKTLDGIDRPAIATQMPNAKGGATTVLDLGANVDCSAEHLLQFAVMGSALVVAASGQKNPSVGLLNVGEEVIKGSEVIKKAGILLRNASNSGHLNFFGNIEGDDIFKGTADIAVCDGFVGNVALKASEGLASMIGGFLREEFSKNIFRKIGAICAYPVLTAFKKRVDHRRYNGAALLGLRGLVFKSHGSADAFAFEHALARAYDAAHNQLLDNVRERVAQAQLLIAPDSLPSELKSASTH; this comes from the coding sequence ATGATCACCATCGCTGTGGATTGCATGGGAGGCGATGTCGGACCGGCGGTGACCGTGCCCGCGTGTGCCGCCTTCCTGTCCAGTCATCCTCAGGCCCGTTTGTTGCTGGTGGGCCGGCCTGAGGTATTGGGTGCTTGGCCCAATGTGCTCAATCACGCGCGCTGTAGCGTGGTGCCGGCGACCGAGGTTGTCACCATGGAGGATCCGGTGGAGGTTGCGTTGAGGCGCAAGAAGGACTCCTCCATGCGGGTCGCCATCCATCAGGTCAAGGACGGCGCCGCGCAAGCTGCGGTCTCAGCAGGCAACACGGGGGCGCTGATGGCGATCGCGCGCTATGTGCTCAAGACCCTGGATGGTATTGATCGCCCAGCCATTGCCACCCAGATGCCCAATGCAAAAGGGGGTGCGACCACGGTGCTCGATCTGGGAGCCAACGTGGATTGCTCCGCCGAGCACCTGCTGCAATTTGCGGTCATGGGTTCTGCCCTGGTGGTGGCCGCCTCGGGGCAAAAGAATCCCAGTGTCGGCTTGCTCAATGTGGGCGAGGAGGTCATCAAGGGCAGTGAGGTTATAAAAAAAGCTGGCATCTTGCTGCGAAATGCTTCCAACTCCGGTCATTTGAACTTTTTTGGCAACATTGAAGGTGACGACATCTTCAAGGGCACGGCGGATATTGCGGTGTGCGATGGTTTTGTGGGAAACGTTGCCCTGAAGGCCAGCGAAGGGCTCGCTTCCATGATTGGCGGCTTCCTCCGTGAAGAATTCTCCAAAAATATCTTCCGGAAAATAGGGGCCATTTGCGCTTATCCGGTCTTAACAGCTTTTAAAAAACGCGTAGATCACCGTCGCTACAACGGCGCGGCTTTGTTGGGCTTGCGGGGGCTCGTGTTCAAGAGCCATGGTTCGGCCGATGCCTTTGCATTCGAGCACGCCCTGGCCCGCGCTTATGATGCGGCCCACAACCAATTGCTGGACAACGTGCGAGAGCGGGTTGCCCAAGCCCAGCTTCTGATCGCACCGGACTCGCTGCCGAGCGAGTTGAAAAGCGCTTCAACCCACTGA
- the galU gene encoding UTP--glucose-1-phosphate uridylyltransferase GalU: MKTIRKAVFPVGGLGTRFLPATKAIPKEMLPVVDKPLMQYAVEEAYAAGIREMIFVTGRHKRAIEDHFDTAYELEMELEAAGKSALLELVHSIKPDDMDCFYVRQPRALGLGHAVLCAERLVGDQPFAVLLADDLMMGKDQAQGGPTVLQQMVQAYESSPGTVLAVQDVPRAETRRYGVVDVHGASQALAEVFAMVEKPAPEVAPSTLAVAGRYVLTPAVFDSIRQQPRGAGGEIQLTDGIAALIGKEKVQAFRYEGKRYDCGSKEGFLEATIDLALANAELSGSVRAHLQRLKLS; encoded by the coding sequence ATGAAGACCATTCGCAAAGCCGTGTTCCCCGTGGGAGGTCTCGGCACCCGCTTTCTGCCGGCCACCAAGGCCATTCCCAAGGAGATGCTGCCGGTGGTGGACAAGCCGCTGATGCAATATGCCGTAGAGGAAGCTTACGCAGCCGGCATTCGCGAGATGATTTTTGTGACCGGTCGTCACAAGCGAGCCATTGAAGACCACTTCGACACGGCTTACGAACTGGAGATGGAGTTGGAGGCCGCGGGCAAGAGCGCTTTGCTGGAACTCGTGCACTCGATCAAACCCGACGACATGGACTGCTTCTACGTGCGCCAGCCGCGTGCGCTGGGCCTGGGGCATGCCGTGTTGTGCGCCGAGCGCCTGGTGGGCGATCAGCCCTTTGCGGTCTTGCTGGCGGACGACTTGATGATGGGCAAGGACCAGGCCCAGGGTGGCCCGACCGTGTTGCAGCAGATGGTGCAGGCCTACGAGTCCAGCCCGGGCACGGTGCTCGCCGTGCAGGACGTGCCGCGCGCCGAAACCCGGCGCTATGGCGTGGTGGACGTGCATGGCGCCTCGCAGGCGCTGGCCGAGGTGTTCGCGATGGTGGAGAAGCCCGCGCCCGAGGTGGCACCGTCGACCTTGGCCGTGGCCGGGCGCTACGTGCTCACCCCGGCGGTGTTCGATAGCATCCGCCAACAGCCCCGCGGTGCGGGTGGCGAGATCCAGCTCACCGACGGCATCGCCGCCCTGATCGGCAAGGAAAAGGTGCAGGCGTTCCGCTATGAGGGCAAGCGCTACGACTGCGGCAGCAAGGAAGGTTTCCTGGAGGCCACGATCGATCTGGCACTGGCCAACGCCGAGTTGAGCGGCTCGGTGCGCGCCCACCTCCAGCGGCTGAAGCTTTCCTGA
- a CDS encoding beta-ketoacyl-ACP synthase III, with the protein MTRYARITGTGSCLPPQRLTNADMVALLAPRGVETSDEWIVERTGIRARHFVADGVYASDLAVEACRKAMEAAGVAAGEIDLIIVATSTPDMVFPSTAAILQHKLGVAGCPVFDVQAVCSGFIYALTVADSLIHSGTASKALVVGAEIFSRLLDFNDRTTCVLFGDGAGAVVLEASDTPGILATDIHADGKHTGILCVPGHVSGGQILGDPLLKMDGQAVFKLAVGVLEETARTVLAKAGKTTEDINWLIPHQANIRIMLSTARKLKLAQDKVVVTVDQHGNTSAASIPLALDQAVRDGKVQRGDTLMLEGVGGGFTWGSVLLDF; encoded by the coding sequence ATGACACGCTACGCCCGCATCACCGGCACCGGCAGTTGCCTGCCGCCCCAGCGTTTGACCAATGCCGACATGGTGGCCTTGCTGGCGCCCCGAGGCGTGGAGACCAGCGACGAATGGATCGTCGAGCGCACGGGGATTCGAGCGCGCCATTTCGTGGCCGACGGTGTGTACGCGAGCGACTTGGCCGTGGAGGCCTGCCGCAAGGCGATGGAGGCCGCGGGTGTCGCGGCTGGCGAGATCGATCTGATCATCGTTGCGACGTCGACGCCCGACATGGTGTTTCCGTCCACGGCGGCCATCCTGCAGCACAAGCTGGGCGTCGCGGGTTGCCCGGTGTTTGACGTGCAGGCGGTCTGCAGCGGCTTCATCTATGCGCTGACCGTGGCCGATTCGCTCATCCATTCCGGAACCGCGAGCAAGGCTCTGGTGGTCGGCGCCGAGATCTTCAGTCGCCTGCTCGATTTCAACGACCGCACGACCTGCGTGCTGTTTGGCGACGGGGCGGGGGCGGTTGTGCTGGAGGCATCCGATACGCCTGGGATCCTGGCCACCGACATCCATGCCGACGGCAAGCACACGGGCATCCTGTGCGTCCCCGGCCATGTATCGGGCGGTCAGATTCTGGGCGATCCGTTGCTCAAGATGGATGGGCAAGCGGTCTTCAAGCTCGCCGTGGGCGTGCTCGAAGAGACGGCGCGCACCGTGCTGGCCAAGGCCGGCAAGACCACCGAAGACATCAATTGGCTGATCCCGCATCAAGCCAATATCCGCATCATGCTGAGCACCGCGCGCAAGCTCAAGCTTGCGCAGGACAAGGTGGTGGTGACGGTCGACCAGCACGGCAACACCTCGGCCGCCTCGATCCCGCTCGCGCTCGATCAAGCGGTGCGCGATGGCAAGGTCCAGCGCGGTGACACGCTGATGCTTGAAGGCGTGGGCGGTGGTTTCACCTGGGGTTCGGTGCTGCTGGATTTCTGA
- a CDS encoding mannose-1-phosphate guanylyltransferase/mannose-6-phosphate isomerase yields the protein MSITPVILCGGSGTRLWPLSRQSFPKQFVPLVGDKSLLQLTLDRLAWCDNTVICVAAEDHRFLVADAIEAEQVPGQVLLEPAARNTAAAMALAALLASAAGKADPLLLFCPSDHHIPDAAAFAATVRQGVPAAEGGAIVTFGVMPSFPSSAYGYIQQGDDRGDGSRKVARFIEKPAPEAAQALLLQGHVLWNAGIFLTRASTLLAALKTHAPDILQSCEKAMATPKQDTVGQIHFVRPAAEPFLACRSQSIDYAVMEPHDQVAVVPFQGQWSDVGSWNAVADLSPCDETGNRITGQGHALNARNTFIHAPSRTVVALGTQDLLIIDTPDALLVAQRDHAEQVKDVVAHLSQRKIPQAAMHRRVARPWGWYDSVDMGERFQVKRIGVKPGASLSLQKHHHRAEHWIIVKGTAEITRGQEVYLLSENQSTYIPIGETHRLHNPGKMTLEMIEVQSGSYLGEDDIVRLEDVYGRQSDTGSKK from the coding sequence ATGAGCATCACCCCCGTCATTCTCTGCGGCGGCTCCGGCACACGTTTGTGGCCACTGAGCCGCCAAAGTTTTCCGAAGCAGTTCGTGCCGCTCGTGGGCGACAAGAGCCTGCTGCAACTCACACTGGACCGCCTGGCCTGGTGCGACAACACCGTCATCTGCGTGGCCGCCGAAGACCATCGTTTTCTGGTCGCCGACGCGATCGAAGCGGAACAGGTCCCGGGCCAGGTGCTGCTCGAACCCGCGGCGCGCAACACCGCAGCGGCCATGGCTTTGGCCGCGCTGCTGGCCAGCGCTGCAGGCAAGGCAGACCCCCTGCTGTTGTTTTGCCCCTCGGACCACCACATTCCCGATGCCGCCGCCTTCGCGGCCACCGTGCGGCAGGGCGTGCCCGCGGCCGAGGGCGGTGCAATCGTCACCTTCGGCGTGATGCCCAGCTTTCCCAGCAGTGCCTATGGCTACATTCAGCAAGGCGATGACCGCGGCGACGGCAGCCGCAAGGTGGCCCGTTTCATCGAGAAGCCAGCGCCCGAAGCGGCGCAGGCACTGCTGCTGCAGGGACATGTGCTGTGGAATGCAGGCATCTTCCTCACCCGCGCCAGCACCTTGCTCGCCGCATTGAAGACGCATGCGCCCGACATCCTGCAGTCCTGCGAAAAGGCCATGGCCACACCGAAGCAGGACACGGTCGGGCAGATCCATTTCGTGCGCCCGGCGGCCGAGCCATTCCTCGCCTGCCGCTCGCAGAGCATCGACTACGCGGTGATGGAGCCGCACGACCAGGTCGCCGTGGTGCCGTTCCAGGGCCAATGGAGCGACGTGGGCAGTTGGAACGCGGTGGCCGACCTCAGCCCCTGCGACGAAACGGGCAACCGCATCACCGGCCAGGGCCACGCCCTGAACGCGCGCAACACCTTCATCCACGCGCCCAGCCGCACCGTGGTGGCGCTGGGCACGCAAGACCTGCTGATCATCGACACGCCCGACGCCTTGCTGGTCGCGCAACGCGACCACGCCGAGCAGGTGAAGGACGTGGTGGCGCACCTCTCGCAGCGCAAGATTCCGCAGGCCGCCATGCACCGCCGCGTGGCACGGCCCTGGGGCTGGTACGACAGCGTCGACATGGGCGAGCGCTTCCAGGTCAAGCGCATCGGTGTCAAGCCGGGTGCCTCGCTCAGCCTGCAGAAGCACCACCACCGTGCCGAGCACTGGATCATCGTCAAGGGCACGGCCGAGATCACGCGCGGGCAAGAGGTGTACCTGCTGTCCGAAAACCAGTCCACGTACATCCCGATCGGTGAAACGCACCGGCTGCACAACCCCGGCAAGATGACGCTGGAGATGATCGAAGTGCAGTCGGGCAGCTACCTCGGCGAAGACGATATCGTGCGGCTGGAGGACGTGTACGGCCGGCAATCCGACACCGGCAGCAAAAAGTGA